In Vibrio syngnathi, the following proteins share a genomic window:
- a CDS encoding sensor histidine kinase, whose product MSARLLRCPDFVIKRKDGLTFQLFSCLTVILVSILILQGVAERALMKALLKVPESVKAEMLDLAYQANVLIEEGDMDELADWGNAQHYYLFIIDENNRPITHRHMHPHFEFKLQYLRTLDHQLSDRVSKPIFGLPLDNGNTLVIQLPGQFHPAKSFAPYSYALKAVIALIVLSLFSIIMAKSLQQPLDRLREASRRLAQGDFSVSVVSELDSTTREFNELANDFDHMTFEIKSLAEKQRRLIRDVSHELRTPLARQNLALHLLRSKVDEKSMGLLERMESETEEMNKLVGEILEFSRLETSRYDSKLTPMHLEHYCSMLIAQLQNDLKPNQTLICDLEIATSMVNVDERLLLRVISNIIGNAIKYAGDDANIVVKTYGQVSDIRYSVISVEDDGEGIPENKLADIFDPFTRIESARDKQSGGYGLGLAIVKEAMGVMNGHVTAENREGGGLRVNLMFPIVG is encoded by the coding sequence ATGAGTGCCAGGTTGTTACGGTGTCCTGATTTCGTTATCAAGCGTAAGGATGGCTTAACGTTTCAGCTGTTCAGTTGCCTGACCGTGATCTTAGTCAGCATACTCATCCTTCAAGGTGTTGCAGAAAGAGCGCTGATGAAAGCCTTATTGAAGGTTCCTGAGTCCGTAAAAGCTGAAATGTTGGATTTGGCTTATCAAGCTAATGTATTGATCGAAGAAGGGGACATGGATGAGCTTGCCGACTGGGGCAATGCCCAACATTATTATTTATTCATTATCGATGAAAACAACCGACCGATTACCCACCGACACATGCATCCGCATTTCGAATTTAAGTTGCAGTACCTGCGTACATTAGATCATCAACTCAGTGATCGTGTGAGTAAGCCTATCTTCGGCTTGCCACTTGATAACGGCAATACCCTCGTAATTCAACTACCAGGCCAGTTTCATCCAGCAAAGTCCTTTGCACCGTATTCCTATGCGCTGAAAGCTGTGATTGCTTTGATCGTTTTATCGCTGTTTTCCATTATTATGGCGAAAAGCCTGCAGCAGCCACTCGATCGTTTAAGGGAGGCCAGTCGAAGGCTCGCACAAGGGGACTTTTCAGTGAGTGTGGTGTCTGAATTGGATTCAACTACACGTGAATTCAATGAGCTTGCCAATGATTTTGACCATATGACCTTTGAGATTAAGTCTCTGGCTGAAAAGCAGCGTCGTTTGATTCGTGATGTCTCACATGAGCTACGAACACCGTTAGCAAGGCAGAATCTCGCACTGCATTTATTACGCAGCAAAGTCGATGAAAAAAGTATGGGTTTACTCGAACGAATGGAAAGCGAAACGGAAGAGATGAATAAGCTGGTGGGTGAAATTCTTGAATTCAGCCGCCTAGAAACCTCTCGTTATGATTCTAAGTTAACTCCAATGCATTTAGAGCATTATTGCTCGATGCTGATTGCGCAGTTACAAAACGACTTAAAGCCTAATCAAACTCTGATTTGTGATTTGGAAATCGCGACATCAATGGTCAATGTTGATGAGAGACTACTCTTAAGAGTGATAAGCAACATTATTGGAAATGCGATTAAATACGCAGGGGACGATGCGAATATTGTCGTTAAGACCTACGGGCAGGTCAGTGATATACGTTATAGTGTCATTTCTGTGGAGGATGATGGTGAAGGGATTCCAGAGAACAAGCTTGCCGATATTTTTGATCCGTTTACTCGCATCGAGTCAGCTCGAGATAAACAATCTGGTGGTTACGGTCTTGGGCTCGCGATCGTCAAGGAAGCCATGGGAGTGATGAATGGGCATGTTACCGCTGAGAACAGAGAAGGTGGGGGGCTGAGAGTGAATCTTATGTTTCCAATCGTAGGTTAG
- a CDS encoding dicarboxylate/amino acid:cation symporter — protein MNTKKPMSLTGRVILGMVVGIFTGFAIQSLFADSGFVNNYIVNGLFEVGGQIFVASLKMLVVPLVFVSLVCGTSSLKDLSTLGRMGGKTLALYIGTTAVAITLALTIGNLFQPGAGADLTAASSFKSADAPSLGQVIIDMFPTNPIQAMAEGKTLQVIVFAVLFGIAISAAGKPGERIAAVFSDLNEVIMKLVALLMNLAPYGVFFLMAKLFSGLGLGAIWNLAEYFLVLAGTLLLHGLVTYSAMLKGFTGLSPITFLRKMEDAIMFAFSTASSNATIPVTMETAKNRMGVDNKVASFTVPLGATVNMDGTAIMQGVATAFIAQAYNIDLTMGDYLMVILTATLASVGTAGVPGVGLVMLAMVLNQVGLPLEGIALIMGVDRLLDMIRTAVNITGDSAVTIIVAKSEGSFDEARFNDPAAGEKEEEVKLARQQA, from the coding sequence ATGAATACCAAGAAACCTATGTCTCTGACTGGCCGAGTAATCCTCGGTATGGTCGTAGGTATATTCACGGGATTTGCCATTCAATCCCTTTTTGCAGACAGCGGATTTGTTAACAACTACATCGTTAACGGACTCTTTGAAGTAGGCGGACAGATCTTTGTCGCCAGTTTAAAAATGCTTGTTGTGCCACTCGTCTTCGTTTCACTGGTGTGCGGCACAAGCTCTCTTAAAGACTTATCAACTCTTGGCCGTATGGGGGGCAAAACGCTTGCACTTTATATCGGTACTACAGCCGTTGCTATCACTCTAGCACTGACTATCGGTAACCTGTTCCAACCAGGGGCTGGTGCGGATCTTACGGCGGCGAGTTCTTTCAAATCAGCGGATGCCCCTTCTTTGGGACAAGTCATCATCGATATGTTCCCGACCAACCCTATTCAGGCGATGGCTGAGGGCAAAACGCTACAAGTTATCGTATTTGCAGTATTGTTTGGTATCGCGATCAGTGCTGCAGGTAAACCCGGTGAGCGTATCGCTGCGGTTTTCTCTGATTTGAACGAAGTAATCATGAAGCTGGTTGCGCTGCTGATGAACCTTGCTCCTTACGGCGTGTTCTTCTTGATGGCTAAACTGTTCTCAGGCCTTGGCTTGGGCGCTATCTGGAACCTTGCAGAATACTTCTTAGTGCTTGCTGGTACCCTGCTGTTACACGGTTTGGTAACTTACAGTGCGATGCTTAAAGGATTCACTGGCCTTAGCCCAATTACGTTCCTACGTAAGATGGAAGATGCAATCATGTTTGCATTCTCAACTGCATCTTCAAACGCAACGATTCCAGTGACAATGGAAACGGCTAAAAACCGCATGGGCGTAGACAACAAAGTCGCTTCGTTCACAGTTCCACTAGGCGCAACTGTCAACATGGACGGTACTGCTATCATGCAGGGAGTTGCAACGGCGTTTATCGCCCAAGCCTACAACATTGACCTTACTATGGGTGACTACTTGATGGTTATCCTAACAGCGACATTGGCGTCTGTTGGTACTGCAGGTGTTCCTGGTGTTGGTCTTGTTATGCTAGCAATGGTATTGAACCAAGTTGGTCTACCGCTTGAAGGTATCGCTCTAATCATGGGTGTTGACCGTCTTCTTGATATGATTCGTACCGCAGTAAACATCACAGGTGATAGCGCCGTAACTATCATTGTGGCGAAGTCTGAAGGTTCTTTTGACGAAGCTCGCTTCAATGACCCAGCAGCCGGTGAGAAAGAAGAAGAAGTAAAGCTAGCACGCCAACAGGCATAA